tttttggttgGATTTGCCTCCTTCTCATCTTGCTTCTATTCTTTAACAATCTAATCACAGATGCATTTAATGCTTGTAAATTTTAAAGGGCTGTTGAAAAAGCTTACGGACAACAGAGGTCACTTAAAACATTGCAAAAACAGGCAcaaataaaacactgtataaacagGTAGATATATTAACAAATTTTAAAAACTAATTctagaatatgtgtgtgtgtggttgtgtgtgtatgataaagaaaagaaacaagatAATAAACAGGCCATCTCTTGATGTTATGATGTCACTCTGAAGTACAAAATTAAAGTATACTGTGTCCCAGTTTAGAGCATAAGGTGCATCGTATTTAACTCATCAGGGATAACCAATGGAAAACAGATTTTTATTCCACAAACACAGGGAACTTTCTTCAACCGTAAATTTATCTGTAAGAAGTCTGCCTGTACCTCTCAGACATATTTATGTTCATTGTCTGTTAGCTAACTTCACAGTTTTCTGTGAATTTAGTGCAacagtatttattgtatttcttTTATCAGTCAATGGCAGACATCAATGGAAGCACTGTGGATGCTTTTGTTTATCAGAACGGAACTGGATTGGGTAGCTTTTACACAGCTGGCAATAATAACAGTGCtaactgtgttttctgtgtatGTGAACTGTGTTATCCTCAATGTTCTTAGGAGTAAGCATATTTTTAAGGAATCTTCACGCTACATTCTCTTTGCCCACTTGATGTTCAATGACTCACTTGATCTCCTTCTAACCTTTTCTTGGCCCTGATGTTCCTCAAGCTGGCTGTTCCCTCATGTCACTGGAGCACTATGTGGCCATATGTTTTCCTATAagctgtcagcccctcggtatcatGCCCTCTCCTGGGGCGTTTCAGAGCTGCcgggcccaaataaggacttccgtttctgtgtgtatatgtgtgtttggttcagtgattcggttcatgttcatttacatcCATGTGTGTTGGGTTcagtttgtttgtgttcattgtttggttcatgagttacacctgggactgggggataTTTAAGGAGCCTCGACACCGCCATTCGGTGCTAAGAATTGTATGTACTGGAGCCTCCAGGATGACCTGAGGTTCCGCGTTGATTCAGGTGTGCTTAGGATGGCTCAGGATTCACCCACGTTCAGGAATTGGTCTCCAGGCTTCTCATGTATCAAGTAAGACTCGCTCGCTTCCTGTTTGGATGCTCAAGGTACCCTCGCTCTCAGTGGCGCGCTGAAGTTCCAGGTTTGGTCTGCCTTGCTATttggtctagcggctggttccccagcccCCCTCGTTTTGTTATCGAGCATAGCTCAggtttttgtttacatttacgtTAAAGCCTATtgcccaggcactgcctgtagggTTAAGTTCTAGCCCCCTTTGGTCCTTTCCCTCTGTCTTGGGGCAACAGCACCACACtctgcagagtgtgtctgagaccGTTGGTCATCTGGTGCAGCAAAAGGTTGACCGAAGCCAGCAAGTCGTCCAACTAGTGGGTGACCGCTAGTTCCCCCTGCCCTGTTACCACAGCGAACCTcacgaggaagttaagcctgctgggcctcaacacccccctctgcaactggatcctggacttcctgacagggaggccccagttagtccggttcggggacagcagctccagcaccatcaccatgaacactggggcacctcagggcagtgtactgagtcctctgctgttcaccctgctgactcatgactgtgttgcgaaacacagttctaacagcatcataaagttcgccgatgatacaactgtgctgggtctcatcagcaaaggcgacgggtcagcatacagagaggaggtgcagcagctgacagactggtgtacagtcaacaaccttcactggaatgtagagaagaccaaggaaatggttgttgacttcaggaaatcaagaccggaccactctccgcttaacatcaacggctcctctgtggagatcgttaagagcaccaagttccttggtgtccacctagcggagaacctcacctggtccctgaacaccagctctacagccaagaaagcccaacagcgtctctacttcctccggaagctgagaaaggcccgtctccctccacccatcctcaccctcttctataggggaaccatagagagcatcctaagcagctgcatcactgcctggtttgggacctgcacagcctctgaccgcaagtccctccaacgcattgtgaggacagctgagaagatcatcggagtctctctcccctccgtcatggacatttacaccacccgctgcatccgcaaagcaaccagcattgtggatgactccacccacccttcacacagtctgttctccctcctgccatcaggaagaaggtaccgcagcatccggtccaatacgaccagactctgcaacagcttcttcccccaagccatcagactcctcaacacaactcaactcctgaactgatatcttacactcactctccctctctctctctctctctctctccctctccctctccctctctctctctctttccaatttatcccagataacatgggaagcattttttgcacaagcatttgcactgataactttactacctcactggactctatttatcgcacattgcacaacttgcacactacagtcattatttattatcctctgtctgtactgtgttgtgttgtctgtccgcacttgtttgtttgtgttgcacttgtgtcttgtatgcactgtctatgttgcaccatggtccgggaggaacgttgtttcgtttcactgtgtactctgtatgtagttgaaatgacaataaacccacttgacttgacttgacttgacttgacagccCATAGTCCTTCTCTGGTGGGCAGAGGGCTTTACGATGGGTTCTTGTTTCACTgccacctgggaggagcttAGTGTGAGTTCAACTCCTTAGCTGTgcgtagtgggtggagtcacAGCGCACTGGTCACCCTGTTCCGCAACGGGTTGAGCACCCATTTGCAGCAAGAGTTGGCGTGCCGAGGCGAGTCCCTTGGGCCTCCACTAGGCTGGCCTATCCCGTAGCTCCCAGCCACGTCACGTACCCCAGCCATATCACGCAGCCTGCAGCCACCTCCGTGATGGGACTGCCGGACAGCGAACCAATGGAGGTGGGCGCTTGTCACCTCAGGCCAGCATCTACGCCCAAGGTCCCGGCTCCAGTGTCTATGCCCATGGTTCCTACTCTGGTGTCTGCACCCAGGGCCACTGTTCCTGTCTCGGCTGCCCCGCCCGCCTCTGTTCCAGTCCGGGCAGTGGCATCTGCACCTACTACCAGGCAAGCAGTGCCAGCTGCCCCTGTTTCTAGTTCTGGTCTGGCAGTGGTGCCTGCGACTGCCCTAGGCGAGCAGTTCCAGCTGCCACTGTTCCTGTGAAGACGGTGCCTGCCACCCCTGTTCCCATGATGACGACACCTACCGCCCCTGTTCCCGTGATGACGATGCCCCTTGCATCTGTTCCCGCAATGACAATGCCCTTCGCGTCTGTTCCTGTGAGAGCGGCACCCACCGCTTCAGTTCCAGAACCTGCGGCACTTCGCATCAAGGCTACCTGGGGTGCCGACCATCACCGGCCCCCGGGTAGGCCGCAGTAGACTCATGCCACAGGACTCCTGATTTATGAGCGTTAAGTTGCCTTTAGTCCTtatttggtttgtttttcaaggtcatgttcatgtttacatttacaagtTTCACCCCACTTATGTTTGTTTAATTTCTAtgttttctagttcaggctgtggtgCCCGGGCCCCAGGATGTGGCCATCCCGGCGGACACGCCGCCAGAGCCTGTGGAGGCAAGGCTTAGGCTGGCTTCACAAGAATCACCCAGGTGCTGGACAGACCTTTGTCTTGTGTCTCCAATTTGCaaaaactcttaaaaaaaaaaaaagcacgaAGCGGATGCTCAAGGAAGTTATGGCCGGAGACAGATCTTTTCCATTTCCATGTCTTCTTCATAGGTTGGGAGATTTCCCAGGCATCCACCATTTTCATATTAAACTGCTGAATGTGCCAGTCTGTTGGATGTTGTTAAGGAGGCTTGGGAGCAAGCATTTGTCACCCTAAGGGTCAGTCACTGAATACAGCACATGCAAAATCATATTGATCATGCTATGCTCATTGTTAGAGCACCTGGATGAGTCCAACAGAAAGCTCATTTTGCCATGAATCAGTTTACTGTTTCTGGAACAAGCTGTAATAATCATGCTGATGCAGGTTATCCTTGGTCTCATCTATGCATCTTCTTCCAGAATTTTGCAGGTTCTTTTAGGTGTTTTAGCAATGCATTTCATTTAGGCATTTTGTTGAAGGCCGATTTTAATCTGTTGGACAAAAAGATGAGGATCATCCTGAAGATTGGTGAGGATGcttctgccatcagcagtggaGGTCTTCCTTGGCCTACCAGTGCATTTTCAATAAATGAGCTCACGGGTGCATTCTTCCTtatgtataatatgtaataataaaccCCTGTAAATCCAAACGTTCCAAACATAAGGGTCCTCTGAAATTAGGGAGATTTGACACCCTTCTTTTGCACCTAACAAGAAGACTTCCCACTTCCCCTTTCTGCCAGACCATCACAGGGACGGTGTAAAAAAGTATTACATGTTTTAACATGGTGAAACTGAAACGCATGCAAACTCTCTTAAAAAATCTGGACTGTGTACTTTAATCATgtctgattggtttgattttAAAACAGGCTatcattaagcttttggaattgCTTTGCaaacctgacctcaacccagtCAAAAAAATAGATTACTCTGCTCAGTGCTAGGAAAcaaatggagtgtgtgtgtgtgtgtgtgtgtgtgtgtgtgagagagagagagatatactaAGAAAAGGTAAGAGATAATGAACAGGTCATCACTGAGGTCATCTCTTGCTATTTGTCCCTAAAGTGATGTGATGTCACTGTAGAGTATAAAAGTCACAGAACTATGTGTCCCAGTTCAGAGCTTAAAGTCCTCACAATGTGCATCTTCTTCAGCTTATGAAAGAGGATCAATGTATTTGTTTTCACAGTACTATTTTCTTCACATACACAGAGGATAAAAAAACACTTGTTTTTAACAAAGCTACCAGTAACACACATGAATCTTTTTGGCAATTACAGTAGTTATCTATTCTACACAATGTTTTAGTACATTTAGTGCTACAGTATATATTGTACTTCTTTGTTTCTGTAATCAGTCAATGGCAGCCACCAATGGAAGCACTGTGGATGCTTTTGCTTATCAGGATTTCATCAGAGCGGAACTGAACTGGGTAACTTTCACAAAGCTGGTTGTAATAATAGTGCTAACTGTATTATTTGTGTATGTGAACTTTGTTATTCTCTATGCTCTAAGCAGTAAGCATGTTTTTAAGGAATCTTCACGCTACATCCTCTTTGCCCACATGCTGTTTAATGACTCTGTTCATCTCCTTCTAacctttgtcttgtttttcttggCCCTGATGTTCCTTAAGCTGGGTAAAGCTGGCTGTTCTCTGATCCTTTTTTTGGATGCTACAACATTTTACAACGCACCTTTAAACCTGGCTGTGATGTCACTGGAGCGCTATGTGGCCATATGTTTTCCTctaaaacatgctgaaatagcCACTCAGAAAAGGACTTTCATTGCTATTAGCTTTATTTGGTTATTTGGCTCCATGAATATCTTGATCAACATCATTACTTCAGCAGTTGTGGACCCTAATTTCTTCTATGTACAAATGTTTTGCTCTTTTGAACAAATTTTCATGCAGCCCTGGCAGCCTGATTTATTCAGTGGGTTTAATGTGATTCTTTTTGTATCAGTGACTCTGATTATTGTCTTCACCTACATCAGCATTATGATCACAGCCAGGTCTGTGTCCTCCAATAAAGACTCTGCTAAGAAAGCCCACAAGACTGTGCTGCTGCATCTAATTCAGCTGGGCCTGTGCACTACCTCCTTTTTGTACAGCACCATAGAGAGGGCACTGTATATTGTGACTGATAGTGGTACCTCCATCTTTTTACACCTGCGATATCTAAACTTTCTCTTCCTCCTGATTCTGCCTCGCTGTCTGAGCCCTGTCATCTATGGGCTGAGAGATGATTCTGTAAGGCCCTTATTCAAAAATcatttcttccactgctcaGGAAAATTTCACACTgctgtaaatgtacagtaaatgcattatatttctgtaaatgtatCATCTTTTACATGCCAAGGTAGCAACATGATCATTATTAATGTATTCAATCATCCTTGtagtatacatacatacatactcaataaaatatttttacaagaGAACCAATAGTTATATTTTAAATTACTTTGGGAAAGAAACATTGGAGAACAGCTTAATCTCATTTTAGGAATGAGTATAAACCTCTAGTAACTAGGCCTTTGGTCACTAGTGGAGTGTAACAGCAGTAGttgtaaacacaaatacagcccTACACATCTGTGTGGCTATTTCAATATAAACTATCTGATGTCAACATACTGATAAATATCACTATCTCACTGTATCACTAATGTCATcagctattttatttacttctaTTCAGCTTTCCTTGgtctgtttttaaatattgggACTATCTTGGCAATAATGCCAGCTGatcaaccaaccaatcaaaaaataactattttaatagcTCAACACCAATATATTCAACGTAAAATGCCCTTTTAATGACTCCTGTAGTCTCAGAATTACCCAACCCCAtcatgacaagcatctttagtacttagtagagctccTTTTTAAAACAGCTTCTAGCAGCGTCCCTGatgaatcttagcccattcctcatgggcagtggcctctaGTTAACAGAAACATTATTGCATGCTGAATCCGCTTTCTTCACCTGAAGTGAGtatgggatcattgtcctgttggaagttCCAATGACACTAAAGATTCAGCTTGCTCAAGGCATGACATTTTCTCcaaggatttcctgatacttgattgaatctgtcttgccctccacacgctgcaggtttccagtgccagaaaatcagaatcagacttacacatacaaggaatttgcttttggttacagtagctcacagtgcacaataactgacattacagaagtaacaaacacacccaacctacacacacacacacacgagaacAGAGGAGTGTTACTATATGGTGTTACGAATATAACAGCCAACCATTTCTTTGCTGTATTTTTtgtattcttttcttttttgtgtgcaAGTCAGTGACAGAAATTGCagtaaaagtgtcattttgtgatgcatttggagaaacacttgttatattagttgtacttactgtcatgatccactcggtctgacaatgacCGGAGAACACTTACAGGGGATGGACCGAAGCGAGGAGTTTATTGATAGCAATAAActataaacaaaacagaaatgcagcaccaatAACAAGGGATACggaagaactaaacaaaaccGTGACAAACAATACTGGACAAACAAAAGggacacacctggggctggtgaggcactagggcagtgctagctgccggggctgagccaataccatttctcagaaacataaacctccaagccgagcctgggaaaaCTATGAACTAGGACATATGGAGTAGCGCTagaacttactagacttgagagcaTGAGGAGTCAGCCACCAAACCTAGATGACTGTTCCGGTCCAACagtgaggagagctaactgctgaagcAAGCTGGAGAGTCACTCACTCCAggagctccaggaccccagcttGCTGAACTGAAGAAGCCTGGCAAAAGATTGCCACAGACCTACATTGGCTCCCTAATGGACCTTGAGGCAAGAGtagcctagctagttagcttcccctgctaagctagctaggtagagaAAGAGTCCTCTTGTACGAGGATGCAGTTAACTACCGttaactgaataacctgggtgcatgtggtgcactaagggtaatcctcggcaaccagcagctggccctagccctacttaaatacaccagcccacaggtgtaacacataaaccaaacagtgaacagacacatgacaaacacaacctaaaaccaagatggcgACAAGGGGTTTCAACCCAAAAgtccatttcaacataaaagtcctttcCTTAGAATAAACCCGACATGGTTCAGTAACAAATAGTTAATTTCttcctgtgagccgcggcccgggACCGCCTTTGGGGCGGGCGCGGCGGCACGGGCGTGACACTTACTAATAATAGGATGTTGCTAATAATATGTTGtttttgctaataataataataataataataataataatacattttgctAACAAAAAGTGAATTTGCAGTGGGGGTTAAAAAATTTGTATTGATTGATTGTATTGATATTAGAAAATAAATGTGtgcaacaaaaataaatgtgtgcAACAAATTCTTGTGTTTTGTTCTATGGAAGATTCTTATTCTGTTCTTGTTCTGCCCAAGTTCAAAGAAATCATGGA
This sequence is a window from Salminus brasiliensis chromosome 18, fSalBra1.hap2, whole genome shotgun sequence. Protein-coding genes within it:
- the LOC140539587 gene encoding odorant receptor 131-2-like is translated as MAATNGSTVDAFAYQDFIRAELNWVTFTKLVVIIVLTVLFVYVNFVILYALSSKHVFKESSRYILFAHMLFNDSVHLLLTFVLFFLALMFLKLGKAGCSLILFLDATTFYNAPLNLAVMSLERYVAICFPLKHAEIATQKRTFIAISFIWLFGSMNILINIITSAVVDPNFFYVQMFCSFEQIFMQPWQPDLFSGFNVILFVSVTLIIVFTYISIMITARSVSSNKDSAKKAHKTVLLHLIQLGLCTTSFLYSTIERALYIVTDSGTSIFLHLRYLNFLFLLILPRCLSPVIYGLRDDSVRPLFKNHFFHCSGKFHTAVNVQ